CCCGGGGGGTCAATCGCCTCGGTATGCATATTCGCCTTCCGATTTCGGCTTGCGCTTCTCCTGGCGGCCGGGGGCCGATTCGCCCTCTGAATCATCGGGGGGTATCCGGCAAAAGCGTTCCACGACCAGGCCAACCACGATCATGACCAGGCCGCCGCCGGCCATGGCCACGGCCTGCCAGGCGAGGGTCTGGTCGCTGCGCAGGTTCCAGAGCCGCAGCTGGTCGATGAAGATCCCGGCGTGCCAGCCGAGCAGGACGCTGCCGGTGTAGGCGCAGGCCTGGGCGAGGACGAGGGTCCAGGCGGCCAGGATGGGGTTGAGCATCTTCTTTTTGTTGCCATTCCGCCAGCGCAGCACCCGCACGCCCAGCACGAGGGTGAGCACAACGATCACGCCCATCGTGATGAGCCCGTTGAGCGGCAGGACGGGGGTGTTCAGGCTGTAGCGGGTGGTCAGCAGGGCGGCGAGCCAGCCAAGGACCCCTACGGCCAGGCCGATGATAAAGAGCACCAGGGGGCTGGTCAGCTTCATCATTCCACTGCTCCGGCCACGCCATGGAGGTTCTCGAAGCCGTCGAACGGCACGAGGTCGGCAAAGTCGGCGGCTTTCGCGGCCAGCTCGCCGACGCGTTCGCCGTCCAGCTCCGCCGCGGGGTCAATCAGCGACCACGGGTAGAGGACAAATGCCCGCTGGGCGGCGCGCGGGTGGGGAAGGGTGAGTTCCGGATCGGAACTGACCAGGTCCCCGTAGGTGATGATGTCGACGTCGAGGGTGCGCGGGCCCCAGTGGACGTCGCGGACCCGGAGGTGCTTTTGTTCCACAGCGTGGCAGTGCTGCAACAGTTCATGGGGTGTCAGTGTCGTGTCCACTGCGATCACCATGTTGAGGAAGTCCGGCTGGCCGGCCGGTCCGCCGACCGCCTTGGTCTGGACGATCGGGGAGATGGCCAGGAGACGGACGTCGGGCGGGTCGACGATGTCCGCGACGGCCGACGAGAGGGTGTCGCTGCGCGCCCCCAGGTTGCTGCCGAGCGCAAGCACGGCGCGGGTGTAGTTCATGGCTGTTCCTGCCGGGTCCGCCGGACGCTCACGGAGACGTCGCCGAACTCGACTTCGATCGGGGCCTTGGGTTTGTGCACGGTGATGTCCACCGCGGAGACGGGGAACTTCCGGAGCACGTCGTCGGCGATCCGCACGGCCAGTGCCTCGATCAGGTTCAGCGGCTCCCCCGTGATCCAGCTCCGGATGCATTCGGCCACTTCACCGTAATGCGCGGTGTCCAGCACGTCGTCGGCGGCGGCGGCGCGGCTGAAGTCCAGGTGCAGTACGGCGTCAACCACGAACGGCTGGCCGTTGCGCCGCTCGAAATCAAACACTCCGTGATGGCCGACGGCGGTGACGCCGCTCAGCGTGATCTGGTCCATGGTGCCCCGCCGGTTCAGTTGTCGCCGGCGGCGGGTACAGCTGGTGCCTGGGCCGCAGTCATGCGGGCGGCGACCTTGACGGCGTCGAGGCTGGGCCCGACGTCGTGCACCCGGACGGCCCAGGCGCCACGGTGGGCACTGATGGCGGTCACAGCGGCGGTGGCGGCGTCGCGCTCGGCCGGCGGGGCGGCCTTGCCGGCGACCGTCAGGAGGCTGCCGAGGAAACGTTTGCGGGACGCGGCGACGAGGACCTTGTGCCCCATTGCCTGCAGCACGTCCAGGTGCTTCAGCAGCTCCCAGTTCTGCACGTCGGTCTTGGAAAAGCCCAGGCCCGGGTCCACGATGATCTGCTCCGGGGTGACACCGGCGGCGTAGAGCTTGTCGCGGACGCCTGCGAGTTCAGCGGCGACGTCCGCGGCCACGTTCCCGTAGTCGGTCAGCGTGTCCATGGTGCTGGCGTTGCCGCGGCGGTGGGTGAGGACGTAGGGGGCCTTGCTGCGGGCCACGAGCTCGGCCATCTCCGGCTCCATGCTGAGGCCGGAGACGTCGTTGATGATCACGGCACCGGCGTCCAGCGCTGCCGCTGCGGTGGCGGCGTGGGTGGTGTCGATGCTGACCAGGGCGCCGGCCTTGACCAGGGCAGCGATCACGGGCAGCACCCGCCGCTGTTCCTCGTCAGGCTCCACTTCGGTCGCTCCCGGGCGGGTGGATTCGCCGCCGACGTCGATGATGTCGGCGCCGCCGTAGAACATCCGCAGGCCGGCGGCGATGGCGGTGTCCGCGGTGGCGTGCTGGCCGCCGTCGCTGAAGGAGTCCGGGGTGACGTTCAGGATCCCCATCACAAGCGTCCGGTCCGTGGGGAGATCCTCGAATTTCGCTGCCGGGCGGGCCTTGCGGAGCACGGGCAGGGGCGAAGTCGCGGGTCCGGTTCCGGGGGCTGCGGCTAGGGAGTCCATAGTCTGTGTTCTTACCTTCCGATGATGAGGCTCATGGCTTCGGCGCGGGTGGCCGGGTCATGGAGTTGCCCGCGTACCGCGCTGGTGACGGTCCTGGCGCCGGGCTTGCGGATGCCGCGCATGGACATGCAGAGGTGTTCGCATTCGACGACGACGATTGCGCCGCGCGGCTTGAGGTGGGTGACGAGGGCTTCGACGATCTGGGTGGTCAGGCGTTCCTGGACCTGGGGGCGGCGGGCAAACATGTCCACCAGCCGGGCCAGTTTGCTCAGCCCTGTGACTTTTCCGTCGTGGGAGGGAATGTAGCCCACGTGGGCGACGCCGTGGAACGGAACGAGGTGGTGCTCGCAGGTGGAGTAGAACGGGATGTCCTTGACCAGGACGAGTTCCTCGTGGTCCAGGTCGAAGGTGGTGGCCAGGATTTCCGCCGGGTCGTGGTGGAGTCCGGCGAACATCTCGGTGTAGGCCCTGGCGACCCGTTTCGGGGTGTCCAGGAGGCCGCTGCGGTCCGGGTCCTCGCCGATGGCGATCAGGATCTCCCGGACCGCCGCCCGGATCCGGGCCTGGTCCACGGGAGCGGGGCCGGGGACGGGCCCTCCCGCCGCCGAAGCATCGGTGGCGGGAGCGTCGTCGTCGTCGTTGAAGAAAGAAGTCACGGAAGAAGCCTAGCCGGGATGGCCGTCAGGCCCGAGATCCGTTACACCGCCTTGGAACGGCTCCTGTCCGGAGACACCCTGGGCGTGCGGCGGGAAGGTGTCCAGCGGTTCCTCGAGGCGGGCTTCCTTGGCCTCTTCCTGCGCTTCGCGTTCGGCCTTTTCGCGGCGGGACTCGACGGGGCCGACGTCCTGGATCGGGCGGGTCTCCTTGGACAGCCAGATCTCGCGGAAATCGCGTTTCCGGATGTTGGTGAAGACCTGGGCGATTTCGGCCTGGTTCAACGTTTCGCGTTCCAGCAGTTCGAGGGCAAGCTCATCCAGGACGTCGCGGTTCTCGGTCAGGATGGCGTAAGCCTCGTCGTGGGCGCCCTCGATGAGGCGGCGTACTTCCTCGTCGACGATGTAGGCGATCTGGTCGGAGTAGTTGCGTTCGTGGCCGGCGTCGCGGCCCAGGAAGGGCTCGCCGCCGCCCTGGCCGAGCCGCACGGCGCCAACCCGTTCGCTCATGCCGAACTCGGTGACCATCTTGCGGGCGATCCCGGTGGCTTTTTCAATGTCGTTGGACGCGCCGGTGGACGGGTCGTGGAACACGAGTTCTTCCGCGACGCGGCCGCCCATGGCGTAGGCCATCTGGTCGAGCAGTTCGTTGCGGGTGACGGAGTACTTGTCGTTCTCCGGAACCACCATGGTGTAGCCCAGGGCGCGGCCGCGGGGCAGGATGGTGATCTTGGTGACCGGAGCCGAATTCCGCAGCGCCGCCGCAACCAAGGCGTGTCCGCCTTCGTGGTAGGCGGTGACTTTGCGCTCGTGCTCCTTCATGACGCGGCTGCGCTTCTGCGGGCCGGCCATCACCCGGTCAATGGCCTCGTCGAGGGCGCGGTCATCGATCAGGTTGGCGTTCGACCGGGCTGTCAGCAGGGCGGCCTCGTTGAGGACGTTGGCCAGGTCCGCACCGGTGTAGCCGGGGGTCTTCTTGGCCACGGCCCGCAGGTCGACGCCGGGAGCCATCGGCTTGCCCTTGGCATGGACCTTCAGGATCTGGTCCCGGCCGATCAAGTCGGGCGCCTCGACGGAGATCTGGCGGTCGAAGCGGCCCGGCCGCAACAGGGCGGGGTCGAGGACGTCGGGCCGGTTCGTGGCGGCGATCAGGATGACGTTGGTCTTGACGTCGAAGCCGTCCATTTCGACCAGCAGCTGGTTGAGGGTCTGCTCGCGTTCGTCATTGCCGCCGCCGATGCCGGCACCGCGGTGTCGTCCGACGGCGTCGATCTCGTCCACGAAGATGATGGCCGGCGCGTTGGCCTTGGCCTGCTCGAACAGGTCGCGGACGCGGGATGCGCCGACGCCGACGAACATTTCAACGAAGTCGGAACCGGAGATCGAGAAGAACGGAACACCTGCCTCGCCGGCGACGGCGCGGGCCAGCAGGGTCTTACCGGTACCGGGAGGGCCGTAGAGCAGCACACCTTTGGGGATTTTGGCGCCCACGGCCTGGAACTTCGCCGGTTCCTGGAGGAATTCCTTGATTTCTTCGAGTTCCTCGACGGCCTCGTCGGCGCCGGCGACGTCGCCGAAGGTGACCTGGGGCATGTCCTTATTGACCAGTTTGGCCTTGGACTTGCCGAACTGCATGACCTTGGAGCCGCCGCCCTGCATGCGGGAGAGCAGGAACCAGAAGAGGACCCCGAGAAGGATGACCGGGATCAGGAGGGAGAACAGGCCGGCGAACCAGTTGTTCTCGACCGGCTGGTCGGTGTAGCCGCTCGGCGGGCGGGAGTCCGTGACGGCTTTGACCACGTCAGCGGCGCGGGCATTGACGTAGTAGAACTGGATGTTCTTGCCCTTGTCCTGGCCGTCCACCTGCAGGTTATCCTTAAGGACCAGGTCCACGCGGTTTTCCGCGTCGAAGATCTTGGCCTGTTCAACTTTGCCGCCGTCGGTCAGCAGCGCGAGACCCTTGTCAGTGTCGATCCGGGACGAACCGCCCGGAGACAGGGTCGCAAAGGCCAGCAGGAGCATGCCAATAACAACGACAATCCAGATGCCCGGGCCCTTGAAGAAACTCTTAGCTTTCATCTGTTCGGGGCAGGCCCCGTCCCTCCTGGTAGTGCTGCACGGCGACCGATCTGCGCGCGTGTTGTGCTGCTCAGTGTCTAGCTATACACCGTCGCAGTAGCTCACGCACGGTGAAGTCCAAAAGTTCCCTGAGGGCGTAGCGGGGCCGGGAAGGACCGGCCCCGTGCATGCCTGTGCCGTGCCGTGCCTGTGCCGGGTTTGTCCTGCCGGACGCGGCGGCCGTCTGCTACTCGTAGACGTGCGGTGCCAGGGTGCCGACGAAGTCCAGGTTGCGGTACTTCTCTGCGTAGTCCAGGCCATAGCCCACGACAAACTCGTTGGGGATGTCATAGCCGACGTACTTGACGTCGATCTGGACCTTCGCGGCGGTGGGCTTGCGGAATGCGGTGCAGATTTCCACCGAAGCCGTGCCGCGGGATTCCAGGTTGGTCTTGAGCCAGGACAGGGTCAGGCCGGAATCAATGATGTCCTCGACGATCAGGACGTCCCTGCCCATGAGGTCCGTGTCCAGGTCCTTGAGGATACGGACCACGCCGGAGGACTGCGTGCCGGAACCGTAGGACGAGACAGCCATCCAGTCCATTGAAACGTGGCTGTGAAGGGCGCGGGCGAGGTCGGCCATGACCATCACAGCGCCCTTGAGCACGCCGACGATCAGCAGATCGCGGCCTTCGTAGTCCTTGTCGATCTGGGCAGCGAGTTCGGTGATCCGTGACTGGATCTGCTCCTTGGAGTACAGAACGTGCTTGAGATCTGACTGGACGTCGTTTGAATCCACCAATAACTCCTGTGTAGATGCGGGGTCGACTATATCTTGGGCGGTTTTTGAGGCCGGAATACAAGCTTCCCACAGCGGGCCGCCTCGCGGGGAACACCGCCGGGGCCGGACTGCCCCTCGGCGAGGAGCTGCGCGAGTGAGAGCCGGTAGACACTGACCCCGCCGGGAAGCTCCACGGGACCCGCTGATCCCTGCCGGCGGAGCAGTGCCTCCGCGGCGAGCAGTCGCTGGTAACTGGGCTGCTGGCCTCCGACGGCGGCCGCGGCCTTTGCGATGACCCGGAACCTGACAGCCGGCGCGAGCCCGCGCAGGGCCGCCTCCGGGAGGCTGATCGTGGCACCGGATTGTTCCCGCAGTTCAAGGAAGGTGTCATTCGCCACGTCCTCGAGGTAGTCGGCGTCCAGCTGCAGGATCGCGGCAGTCCGGGCGAGCGATTCCGCCACCCCCGGACCAAGCTTCTCCTCAAGCAGCGGCAGCACCTCGACGCGGGTCCGGGACCTTGCAAACGCCGGATCCGCGTTGCTCGGATCGTGCCACGGGTCCAGGCCCTCGGCCTCGCAGATCGCGAGGGTGTCGGCGCGGCGCAGCCCCAGGAACGGCCGCAGCAGGCGGCCGCGGGCGGGCCGCATCCCCGCCAGGGACCGCGTTCCCGAGCCGCGGGCAAGCCCCAGCAGCACCTGTTCGGCCTGGTCATCAAGGGTGTGGCCCAGCAGGATGGCCGTGGCACCGGCGTCGTCGGCGGCGGCTTCCAGGGCGGTATGCCGGGCGTCCCGGGCAGCCGCCTCCGGACCCATCCCGGTGGAGGCGACCTCGACAGTCCTGACCTGCACGGGCGACAGGCCCAGTTCCCGCAAGGTCACCGCAGCAGCGCCGGCGACGTCGGCGGAACCCGGCTGCAACTGGTGGTCGACCACAACGGCGCCCACGGAGACGGAGTGGCCGTCCACGTGCCCGCGGCGGGCGAAGTAGGCGGCGACGGCGGCGAGGGCCAGCGAGTCGGGGCCGCCGCTGCAGGCGACCAGGATACGTTCCGGGTAGCCCGCTGCGGCGAGCGCGTCCTGCAGCATTTTCCGTGCCGTGCCGACGACGGGCGCCAGCCGGCCGGGCTGGCGCCGGCCACTGGAAACCCGGCCACTGGAAACCTGGCCGCTGGAAGCGGGACTGGATGTCACGGGAACTAGTGCCCCATCCGTTCGAGCCAGAGCCTGGAGTTGTGGATTTCCGTCTCGCTGGGCAGGTGGTCGGCGGACTCCCAGACCTTGTTGAAACCCTCCATGCCGGCCACGTCCACCACTTCGCGGACGAACTTTGAGCCGTCGCTGTACTGGCGCATCTTGGCGTCCAGCCCGAGCAGGTTCCGGATGAATTTTTCAATCACGCCGCGGTCCGTGGCCCGGGTGTTGAAGCGCTGCCGGATGGTCTTCACGGACGGCACGATGCTCGCGTCCACCGCGTCCATCACCACGTTGGCGTGCCCTTCAAGCAGGCTCATCAGGGCGGTCAGGCGTGAGATCGCGGCTTTTTCCTCGGGGTTCTGCAGCAGGTCGAGGATGGCGCCCCGGCTGGGGGCGGCGCCGGCCGCGGTGCGGTCCTTGAGCGATTTCGCTGCGGCGGAGGCCCGTTCCATCAGGGAGTCGACGTTGCCGAGCAGCTGGCCGCTGAGGCTTTCGATCTCGTCCAGCATGTGGTGCCGGAGCCAGGGCGCGGCAGCGAACTGCACCCGGTGGGTCTGTTCGTGCAGGCAGACCCAGAGCCGGAAATCCTCGGGCTCGACGTTGATTTCGCGCTCGACGGAGATGATGTTCGGAGCCACGAGGAGCAGGCGCCCGGCTGCGGGGGCGGTGGAGTTCTCGGCAAGGGCGGAGAAGGGGTCGTACTGGCCCAGGACCTTGCTGGAGAGGAACGCGAGAATGGCGCCGAGCTGGCTGCCCGTGATGGCGCCGCTGACGCTGGCCGCGCCGGGGTTCAGGGTGCCGCGGCGGCCCTCGAGCATCTTCTCCATCGCCGGTTTGAGCATCACGGCGAAGCTCTGGGTGTTGGCCTTGGACCAGGAAGCCCGGTCCACCACCAGGACCGAGGAGTCGCGGAGGTCGCGGGCGGCTTCCAGGCCGGTGATGTCATGGACGTGGGGCACGGAAATGTCGGCCATCAGCCGCAGGTTGTCCACGGCGGCGCCGATTTCCGCCGATCCCAGGGTGGGCCCGGCCGGTGTCAGCCGGGCGGCGGTGGACGCGGCAAGCTCCCAGTTGATCAGGGCTTGGGCTTGGGCTGATGTCTCGCTGGCAGAGGACTCCATAGGCTCCATCAGATCACAGGGGACTGACAATCCGCCTTAAATCATCGCCGTCGTCCGGGCCATCCGTTGCTCCGTAACTGCCGTTTTGGGGGTCCAAAAGGGCGTTTACGGAGCAGTCGACGGTTCGACGGCGGCCGCAGGCGTCAGCGGCAGCCGCACCCGGCAAGGGCGGAGGCGGTGCGGTCCAGCGCGGCCTTGTTCGCCGCCCCCGGGGTCAGGCCGTTGCCGATGAAGGAAAACACCAGGAGCCGGCCGTCCGCGTCGACGACGTACCCGCTCAGGGCGATCACAGTGTTCAGTGTGCCGGTCTTGGCCCGGACCAGCCCTGCACCGCGCGCCGTCGCCGCGTCCACGTACCGGTCCCCCAGGGTTCCGGTGAGACCGGCGACGGGGAACCCGGCCAGGGCGGCGCGCAGCCGGGTGTCCGTGCCGGAGGTGATGGCCCGGACCACTCCGGCAAGCTGGCGGGCGGAAACCTGGTTGGCCAGCGCCAGTCCCGAGACGTCCGCGGCGCGCAGGTTGGCGGCGGTGATGTCCAGGCCTTCCAGCTGCTGCAGCACTGCTGCCACGGCGCCCTCATTGCTGCCGGGCTTTCCGGCCGCGAGCGCCGTCATGCGGCCGATCGTCTCGGCCAGGTAGTTGTCCGAGGTGCGCAGCAGCAGGTCCACCTGCTGGCCTACCGTGGCGGACTGGACCTCGGCCAGGACCCTGGTTCCGGCGCCGCCGCCGTCCGCCCCGGCCGGGACCCGGACAACGCCGGGTGCCACCGTCATTCCGGCGGCGGCGGCCGCGGTCGAGAGCTGGGCGGAAAACGCCTCGGCGGCGCTCATCGCGGCGTCCTGGGGGCGGGGGCCCGTGGTCTTGGCGGGGTCGAAACGGGCCGAGTTCAGTGCCAGCGGGAACAGCGGCGCAACCTCGCCGGCAGCAACATCCTCCGGGCTCCAGGCCGGGTTCAGCGCGGGCCCGGTGAACAGTGAGTCGTCGAGGAGCACCGTCAAGGGGGCGGAGACGCCGTCGTCCTGCAAGGCCCGGACCGTTGACTGGGCCAGGGTGGCGAGCCCGGCGTGGCCCAGCACGGCACCGGGGACCGATTCGCCGGACCCCAGGAGCACGTCCCCGCCGCCGGTGAGCACGACGGAGCCGGGGGCGGCGCCCGCCACGGCCTTGGTGCTGAAGCGGCGCTCCGGGCCGAGGGTGCGCAGGGCCGCGGCGGCCGTGAACAGCTTCATGTTGGAGGCAGGCACACGGGCCGTGTCGCCGGACCGGTCGAAGAGCACCGCCCCGGTGAGGGCGTCCTGCACCACCCCGGTGAAGCTCCCGGCGCCGTCGGTCTTCAGGGTTTCGTTGAGTTGGGCCGAGAGGGTATCCGCCGCCGGGACGGGAGCTGCGTCCGTGAGCGGTTCGATGCCGTCCGGGGTGCCGCCGGCGCCGACGCGGGGGGCCAGTGCGCCCGGGACCTGGTGCCAGGGCGGGGCGGTCTGGGCGGCCGTTCCGCACGGGGCCGGGCCGAGGAAAGCCGGGGCGATGGCGATGCCGGCGGGGAGGGCGAGCGCCACGACCAGCAGGGTCTGCAGCAGCAGCGGGAGGCTCCGCCGCAGCGGGCCGGGAGCCGGGTCCGCGCCCGGGCGGCTCGTTCTGCGTTTCATGCTGCTACTGGTCCTTTAGTCCTGAAATGTCCCCACTAGTTCCTGAAACCTGGGCCTCTCGCTATATCCTCAATAGTAGTCGGCGGCACCGGCACTGTTTTTTGTGGTTGTCACGGGTGCCGCGAACCCCCTGAATTCGTCGAGGAGCATTCCATGAAGCATGACGTGACCATCGAGATCCCCAAGGGATCACGCGTCAAGTACGAAGTCGACCACGAAACGGGCCGCGTCCGCCTGGACCGCGTCCTGTTCACCTCGATGCAGTACCCCACGCACTACGGCTTCTTCGAGAACACCCTGGGTGAAGACGGCGATCCGCTGGACGCCCTCGTGCTGCTGCAGGATTTCGACCTGCACCCCGGCGTCATCGTCGAGTCCCGCCCCATCGGCGTGTTCAACATGACCGACGACGGCGGCGGAGACGCCAAGGTGCTCTGCGTGCCGGCCGACGCCCGCTTCGATCACATCAACGAGATCAGCGACGTCAGCGAATACCTGATCAAGGAAATCGAGCACTTCTTCACCCGTTACAAGGACCTGGAGCCGGGCAAGTGGGTCAAGGCCGAGGGCTGGGGCGACCGTGCCGCCGCCGAGGCCGAGCTTGAAGCATCCATCAAGCGTTTCGTCCCGCACACGCACTAACCTCCCAGTTCCAACGCGGGGTCTCTTACCGCCCATCCGGCCTCCGGACAGGGGCCGGAAGTGACCCCGCGTTGCTGTTTAAAGCGCGACGGCGGTTGTCAGTGCCGGGTCAGGAATGTGTGAAATCGTTGTCTCATGAATGACGTGCCTGCTTTTAGTCCTCCCTGCGGTCCGGTCACCGGATGGCATGACGGTGAAGTGGTGCGCGCCACCGGAATCCCCTATGCCACGGCGGCACGTTTCCAGCCCCCGGCCAGTCCGCCCGACTGGACCGAAGTCCTCGCCGCCACGTCCCTTTCGCCGGCGTGCCCGCAGGCCCCGGTGCCGTTCCTGGACGACATCCTCGGCACCCGCTATGGGGAGCTCCCCGGCAGTGAGGACTGCCAGCGGCTCTCCATCACCATTCCGGCCGGCCTCGCAGGCAACGAACGCCTCCCCGTGATGGTCTGGCTCCATGGCGGGTCCTACACCTCCGGCTCCGGGGACCTGGCGATCTTCGACCCCAAGGCCCTGGTGGCCGAAAACCGGGTCATCGTGGTGTCGGTGACCTACCGTCTGGGCCTGTTCGGCTACCTCGCAACCGGCACGGGCAGGCCCGCGAACCTCGGCCTCCTGGACCAGCTGGAGGCCTTCCGCTGGGTGCAGCGCAACATCAGCGCCTTCGGCGGCGACCCGGGAAACGTCACGGCCTTCGGGCAGTCCGCCGGAGGCGACGCCGTCGCCCACCTCATGGCGACGCCGGAAGCCCCAGCCCTCTTCCAGCGCGCCATCATTCAAAGCGCACCCCTGGGCATCACCCGGGGAAGGGAGAAGATGAGCATCGCCATGGGCATCGCCGCGGAAACCGTCACCGAAGACACCCCGGCGATGGACGTTGTGGAAATCGAAGGGCACGTATCGCAGGTGGCCCGGAAGTTCGGGCTGATAGCGGCCATGCCGTTCGGCACCCAGTACGGGCACGCCCCCCTGCCGCCGGAATCCGGCATTGAGGACGCCTGGAACGCCACGGCCCCCGGGATCGACGTCCTGATCGGACACACGTCCGAGGAAGCCCGGATGTTCCTGCCGCGCAACCGCGCCGTCAGCCGGCTGGCCACGGTCCCGGTAATCGGCACCGCCGTCGTCCGCGCCATCAACTGGGGCGTGACCGAGGCGGTGTACGGCAGGGCCGCCAGGAAATTCGCCCGGCGGCACGCCCGGGCCGGTGGCACGGCGTACAGCTACGTGCTGTCCTGGGCCGCGCCGGGAAACTTCTACGGCGCCGCGCACACCGTGGACCTGCCGCTGCTGTTCGGCAACGAAAGCACGTGGGCAGGAGCCGGGCTGCTCGCGGGCGCCAGCTGGGAGGAAATCAACGCCCCGGGCCGTGAACTCCGCGCCATTTGGGCCCGCTTTGCCTCCGGGAAGGGTCTGGACAGCCGCGGCGGGATTCCCGGCGCCCTCCGGTACCGCTCGGTCTGAGTCGAAGGAACGCTCACATGAACACGTCCCCGGCCAGGCCCGGCAGGCCGCGGGTGTTGACCCTCGGCGTCGACCTCGCCGCGGGCACCAGGAAAACTGCGGCCGCCGTCCTCGAATGGAGCGGCGGCACCGCCCGTCTGGTGCACCTGGCCCTCGATGTCGGCGACGAGGAGATTGTGCGGCTCTTCGGCGCGAGCGACATGACCGGGATCGACTGCCCCGTGGGCTGGCCCGACGCCTTCCTGCCCTTCATTGCAGGGCACCTGGCCTTCGACGCGCACCCGGTCCTGGACCATGACGGGATCGAAGGCCGCCGGTTGCTGGCCTACCGGGACACCGACCGCTTCGTCACCGCCCGGACCGGGCTGATCCCGCTCAGTGTGTCCGCCGACCGGCTGGCACACCCGGCGATGCGCTGCGCGGTCATCCAGGCCAAAATTGCCCGGGACCACGGGCCGCAGCCCCGGGACGGCAGCGGCCGGCTCGCGGAGGTCTATCCGGCGGCGTCCCTGAAGTCCTGGGGGCTGCTGGCCCGCGGCTACAAGGGCCGCGGCGGCGCGGAGACGCAGCGGCTGGCCGGGATCCTTGGAGCTCTCAAACGGGCAGCACCCTGGCTGGACCTGGCCGGATACGATGGCCAGCTGGCCGCCTCCGATGACATGCTCGACGCTCTCATCGCCTCCCTGACCGCGCGTGCCGTGGCCCTCGGCGCGACCATCCACCCCGACGCCGGCCATGCCAGGGCTGCCCGGAGCGAGGGCTGGATCCATCTGCCCGCCGGCGGGCTGGACGGGCTCCGGGGGACGAGCCAGTCCGGCTGAGGCCAGCCGGCATGGCGCCCGAATTCCGGCCTTCCGCGGGTCGCTCCGGCACCAGATTCAGCACCCCTGACCGCCGGTCAGCTGCGGCTGGGACTGTGCCGGGGCCCTGCGCCGGGGCGCTTGCCTGGCTGCCTCCACCGGGTAGTGTGGATTCAGAATGTTCACGCTGACCATCAACCAAACCGACAGCCGGCGCGACGGCGACTGCGTGCCGCAGCTCCTCAAGGACCTGCGGCACATCCCGGCGCGCCTCGATTTCGACCGTTCCGTAGAGGACGAGGTCCAGGGCATTGTGGACAGCCCCCGGCAGGCCGTGGACGCGGCGATGATCGCCCTGCGGACCGGCAGTTGGTACGTCGGCATCGGCGTCGGGCCGGTCAATGAGCCCCTGCCGAACCAGATCAAGGACGCCTCCGGCCACGGGCTGATCTATGCCCGCCGGGCCGTCGACCGGCTGCGCAACGGCAAGGACCGGATTCCGGTGGCCGTAGAGGGCCCGCTGGCTGACCTCGCCACGGAAGCCGAGGCCGTGCTGCGGCTCCTGGGGCACATCGTGCACGACCGCAGCCCTGCCGAATGGCGCGTGCTGGACCTGCTGACCCCCGGGGTGCGCGGACAGCAGAA
This DNA window, taken from Pseudarthrobacter sp. ATCC 49987, encodes the following:
- the ftsH gene encoding ATP-dependent zinc metalloprotease FtsH — protein: MKAKSFFKGPGIWIVVVIGMLLLAFATLSPGGSSRIDTDKGLALLTDGGKVEQAKIFDAENRVDLVLKDNLQVDGQDKGKNIQFYYVNARAADVVKAVTDSRPPSGYTDQPVENNWFAGLFSLLIPVILLGVLFWFLLSRMQGGGSKVMQFGKSKAKLVNKDMPQVTFGDVAGADEAVEELEEIKEFLQEPAKFQAVGAKIPKGVLLYGPPGTGKTLLARAVAGEAGVPFFSISGSDFVEMFVGVGASRVRDLFEQAKANAPAIIFVDEIDAVGRHRGAGIGGGNDEREQTLNQLLVEMDGFDVKTNVILIAATNRPDVLDPALLRPGRFDRQISVEAPDLIGRDQILKVHAKGKPMAPGVDLRAVAKKTPGYTGADLANVLNEAALLTARSNANLIDDRALDEAIDRVMAGPQKRSRVMKEHERKVTAYHEGGHALVAAALRNSAPVTKITILPRGRALGYTMVVPENDKYSVTRNELLDQMAYAMGGRVAEELVFHDPSTGASNDIEKATGIARKMVTEFGMSERVGAVRLGQGGGEPFLGRDAGHERNYSDQIAYIVDEEVRRLIEGAHDEAYAILTENRDVLDELALELLERETLNQAEIAQVFTNIRKRDFREIWLSKETRPIQDVGPVESRREKAEREAQEEAKEARLEEPLDTFPPHAQGVSGQEPFQGGVTDLGPDGHPG
- the folB gene encoding dihydroneopterin aldolase encodes the protein MDQITLSGVTAVGHHGVFDFERRNGQPFVVDAVLHLDFSRAAAADDVLDTAHYGEVAECIRSWITGEPLNLIEALAVRIADDVLRKFPVSAVDITVHKPKAPIEVEFGDVSVSVRRTRQEQP
- the hpt gene encoding hypoxanthine phosphoribosyltransferase, which translates into the protein MDSNDVQSDLKHVLYSKEQIQSRITELAAQIDKDYEGRDLLIVGVLKGAVMVMADLARALHSHVSMDWMAVSSYGSGTQSSGVVRILKDLDTDLMGRDVLIVEDIIDSGLTLSWLKTNLESRGTASVEICTAFRKPTAAKVQIDVKYVGYDIPNEFVVGYGLDYAEKYRNLDFVGTLAPHVYE
- the folP gene encoding dihydropteroate synthase; translated protein: MDSLAAAPGTGPATSPLPVLRKARPAAKFEDLPTDRTLVMGILNVTPDSFSDGGQHATADTAIAAGLRMFYGGADIIDVGGESTRPGATEVEPDEEQRRVLPVIAALVKAGALVSIDTTHAATAAAALDAGAVIINDVSGLSMEPEMAELVARSKAPYVLTHRRGNASTMDTLTDYGNVAADVAAELAGVRDKLYAAGVTPEQIIVDPGLGFSKTDVQNWELLKHLDVLQAMGHKVLVAASRKRFLGSLLTVAGKAAPPAERDAATAAVTAISAHRGAWAVRVHDVGPSLDAVKVAARMTAAQAPAVPAAGDN
- the folK gene encoding 2-amino-4-hydroxy-6-hydroxymethyldihydropteridine diphosphokinase, which gives rise to MNYTRAVLALGSNLGARSDTLSSAVADIVDPPDVRLLAISPIVQTKAVGGPAGQPDFLNMVIAVDTTLTPHELLQHCHAVEQKHLRVRDVHWGPRTLDVDIITYGDLVSSDPELTLPHPRAAQRAFVLYPWSLIDPAAELDGERVGELAAKAADFADLVPFDGFENLHGVAGAVE
- a CDS encoding DUF3180 domain-containing protein — encoded protein: MKLTSPLVLFIIGLAVGVLGWLAALLTTRYSLNTPVLPLNGLITMGVIVVLTLVLGVRVLRWRNGNKKKMLNPILAAWTLVLAQACAYTGSVLLGWHAGIFIDQLRLWNLRSDQTLAWQAVAMAGGGLVMIVVGLVVERFCRIPPDDSEGESAPGRQEKRKPKSEGEYAYRGD
- the folE gene encoding GTP cyclohydrolase I FolE; translation: MTSFFNDDDDAPATDASAAGGPVPGPAPVDQARIRAAVREILIAIGEDPDRSGLLDTPKRVARAYTEMFAGLHHDPAEILATTFDLDHEELVLVKDIPFYSTCEHHLVPFHGVAHVGYIPSHDGKVTGLSKLARLVDMFARRPQVQERLTTQIVEALVTHLKPRGAIVVVECEHLCMSMRGIRKPGARTVTSAVRGQLHDPATRAEAMSLIIGR